The nucleotide window TTCATCTTCACAGAAAACACCTTTATATATTTAACCATGATCACCTGGAAAAGTCAACTGCAAGGCTCAAGGCTTCTCCCTCTTTTATATACGCTCTCCATCCCGCCAGAAATGATGACCACAGTCCGTTCACATTATTATCATTACCAAGCCTCGAAGAGAGCTTCAAAAAGTTATCCCCAGACCCTGATCAGATCACGATAATACCGCATTTATAGTTATCCACACCCTCCAATACCCGCTATCTCCTTCAATACTTCCTGTTTAAAGTTATTCACATGTGGATAATGATTATTGGCTTCCAATATCGTTGAATTCTGATCAAGTTGTATCCGCTTCAATTGAGGTTTACAAGCTTTTGAGAAAGGTGTAGGATAAAAATCACATCTTGTATACAAGTAGTCCTTTGAAAAAAACATCAGCCGTTATCATGCATACTACAGACTATGGATTGAGCTGAAATGTCCAGTCCTCAAAATAGTTATGCTATGATCAGTAATGAACTGATTACTTATTAATAGGAGCGTTAGCCATATGCTATTTCCTTCTTCCTGGCTTCAAGGGGCTTCCCGTGGTGAAGCCATTGCCTGCGAATTAAGGCTGCGGATCATCAGTGGTACCCTTCGACCTGGAGAGATTTTGTCGGAAAATCGAATTGCGGCTGATTTTGACAGCAGTCGTTCACCTGTCCGTGAAGCGTTAAGAACATTGTCTAATGAAGGTCTGATTCGACTTGAACGTATGGGTGTCGTTGTCCTGGGACTGAGGATCAAGGATGTCGAAGAATTATATGATGTCCGTTTCCTGATTGAAAGTTTTGTGCAGCAGCGACTCGCTGGAGATGTTCCAGAGTCATTAATTACCCAGTTGCGTAACGTGATCGACAAAATGCAACTCGCTGGAAGACATCAGGACGCTGTCGAATTCGCTTATCAGGATCTCGTTTTCCACGAAACCATCATTGAAGCAGCCCAGCATTCCCGTATTTCACACCTATGGAACAGTATTCGATATGTTGTGATGACCGTTATGCTGCTCACGACGCGCAGAGTATTTGTTCAAGGCGAGCAGAAAGTAAGCGCTGTAATTGAGAAACACCGTTCGCTCGTTGAAGCATTAGAATCCGGTGACAAATTGCTCATTCAGGCTGGAGTCCGCACGTATTTCCAAGATTCCGGCAAAACCTTGCACGAAAGCTTCGATTCCTAATTGGTGCAGAGCGTTTGCAATCATATCCGTCGTGTATGATTGCGCTCTAACTTGTCGACAAGTATACAAAATGAGATTTTGTTTCCATTTTGGGCATGATAAAGCTACATTTTCGCGAATAGCCCTTTAGCAGTACTGGCACGAATCTACGTGTTAACGATGATTTCAGTTGTAAGCGTTCTATATCAGAAATAAAGGAGCACACCACATCATGAGCACTCTTTTTGGACTATCCCATAATGCAACATTATTGGTCTGGACATTAATTGCGATCGTTTTTCTGATCGTTTTGATCTCCAAATATAAATGGAATCCCTTTATCACCCTTTTGTTATCCGCATTAATGCTCGGTTTACTTACAGGTATGAAACCTGCCGATGTGATCTCTTCCATTACCGGGGGACTCGGCGGCACACTTGGAACCATTGCAATTGTTATTGCTCTTGGTACGATGCTCGGTAAGATGATGGCCGAATCCGGCGGTGCCGAGCGCATTGCAACCACATTGGTCGATCGGTTCGGTGTGAAACGTGTGCACTGGGCCATGATGATTGTTGGCTTTATCGTCGGTATTCCTGTTTTCTTCGAAGTCGGCGTTATTTTGATGATCCCCATCATTTTCACCGTTGCACGTAAAACCAACATGTCATTGCTGCAGATCGGTATTCCCATTTTGGCAGGTCTGTCGACTGTACATGGTCTGGTTCCACCCCATCCAGCGCCAATGATTGCAGTTGAAGCCTTCAGCGCAGATCTGGGTAAAACCATTTTGTACTCCCTTATTGTTGGTATTCCTACAGCGATTATTGCAGGTCCTTTGTTTGGTAAATTTATTGGAAAAAGAATACACACCGAACCGCCAGCTGAACTGGCTGAACAATTCGCAACCAAAACAAACAGCAACATGCCTGGGTTTGGTATTACCCTGTTTACCATATTGCTGCCGGTCATTCTGATGTTAATCGGTTCCATAGCGAGCATCATTGATCCAAATGCCACGAGCGGATTCACCGTGTTCAGTGAATTTATCGGTCATGAGATCATTGCTCTGCTGATTTCTGTTGTATTTGCCCTCTTTTCACTCGGCTTCGCACGTGGATTCACCAAGCACGATATTTCTCGCTTCACCAGTGAATGTCTGGCGCCTACGGCGACCATCATTCTCATTATTGGTGGAGGCGGTGCCTTCAAACAGGTATTGATCAATAGTGGTGTAGGTAACGCCATTGCTGAAGTCGCTACTCATGCCAACATTAACGTGATCCTGTTTGCCTGGCTTGTTGCGGCGCTTATTCGTGTAGCTACTGGTTCAGCAACCGTAGCCATGACAACAGCCGCTGGTATCGTCGCTCCAGTGCTTGCACTCACACCAGGCGCCAATATTGAACTCGTTGTACTCGCCACAGGCGCGGGGTCACTCATCTTGTCTCATGTGAACGATGCAGGATTCTGGATGATCAAAGAATTCTTTAATATGAGCGTCGCCCAGACATTGAAAACGTGGACCGTTATGGAAACACTATTATCCGTGGTCGGACTGATCTTTATTTTGCTGCTAAGTACAGTCGTATAAATGGAGTATCTATAGTAGAAAGAAATTAAAAACTTATCGCTTTCTGGAGAAAGAAGGATTAAATACATGAACAACTACATGATCGGAATCGATATCGGTACCACCAGTACCAAATCCGTGTTATTTACCGAGCAAGGTTCCGTCGTCAGTACCTCAATGCAGGAATATCCCTTGTATACCCCTGCACCCGATGTTGCCGAGCAGGACCCCGAGGAGATTGTACAGGCGGCTCTCCGCTCTGTACGAGGAGTTATGGATCAGAGTGGTGTTGCTGCCGAGCAGATCCTGTTCGTATCCTGCAGCTCGGCCATGCACAGTGTCATTGCCATGGATCAGGACGACAAACCCTTAACTCGGTGCATCACCTGGGCGGATAATCGAAGTGCAGCGTGGTCTGCCCAACTGCAAGAGAATGAATTGGGCCATCGCATCTATCTGCGCACAGGTACACCAATCCATCCCATGTCACCGCTGACCAAATTAATGTGGCTGCGCCACGATGAATCTGAACTTTTCGAGCGCACAGCCAAATTTATCTCTATTAAAGAATATCTGTTCTTCCGTCTATTCGGACAATATGTCGTCGACCATTCCATCGCTTCTTGCACAGGCTTGCTCAATCTGGAACAACTGGACTGGGATGCGGAAGCCCTTGAGATTGCAGGCATTACACCCGACCATCTGTCGAAGCTCGTACCTACAACACATATATTAGAAGGAATGAATCACGAATCGGCTGAAAAAATGGCTCTCTCCCCCTCCACGCCCTTCGTTATTGGCGCAAGTGACGGGGTTTTGTCCAATCTCGGCGTAAACGCCATTGAACCTGGTGTTGTTGCAGCAACCATCGGAACCAGCGGGGCCATTCGCACTGTCGTGGACCGTCCGGTTACCGACCCCAAAGGTCGGACCTTCTGTTACGCCCTCACAGAGAATCTTTGGGTCATTGGCGGACCTGTGAATAACGGTGGTATGTTATTTCGCTGGGTGCGGGATGAATTCGCAGCGTCTGAAGTGGAGACAGCCAAACGACTTGGCATCAATTCCTATGATGTGCTGACCAAAATTGCTGGACGTGTCCGGCCGGGATCGGAAGGACTTCTGTTTCATCCGTACCTTTCGGGCGAACGTGCCCCTTTGTGGAATCCGGATGCCCGTGGCTCCTTTTTCGGCTTAACACTCCATCATAAGAAAGAGCATATGATCCGCGCTGTCCTGGAAGGGGTCATTTTCAACCTATATACGGTACTACTCGCCATGGAAGAACAGATTGGACAACCTACCTCCATTCAAGCCACCGGTGGGTTTGCACGCTCTCCTCTCTGGCGCCAAATGATGTCCGATATCTTCAATCAGGAAGTCGTTGTACCTGAAAGCTTCGAAAGTTCCTGTCTGGGTGCCGTTGTGCTTGGTTTGTACGCTACTGGGAGAATTGACTCGCTTCATGCCGTTTCTTCCATGGTGGGTACAACCCATCGACATACCCCTGTCAAAGAGAATGCTGTACTCTACCAGGAGCTGCTGCCCATCTTTATTCGGATCTCTCGCAAACTGGAGGAGGAATACGCAGATATCGCTGAATTTCAACGCAAGATGTCCCATGAGCGTCTCTAAATCATCAATCCATACTTAGTCTCCACACAAAGAAAGAGGGTGTCCCCTGAAACCAAAAATCGGTTTCAGGGGACACCCTCTTTTGATATAAATTCATAAAATGTCGTTTGGATTCATATCATATAGTCATACACTTCTACCTCAATATTTGAGTTTCGGCTTACCTCTTCATTCCGGATAATTCATATTCCACTTGTCTTATAATGAATTCCTCTTTGTTCATTATCCATCTATATCGATGTCCACAGATCCCCATCTCCTCAGAAACTAGATCACATTTCTTGTTTAACGATACGCCAATTGGGATCTTTTCCGCCTTCCAGCCTTACGCTGAAATCGTGAAATTTCCCTAACTCCTTTGGCAAGGAAAACACGAGGGTCAGAGGTAACTCTTTTCCCGATCTCGATCGTGCTCCATTTTCAATTAACGGTTATCCACAGACAGGTTATTCACAAACGAAGAATACTTTTACACACAATTTGGCATCATTTGACGGATAACCTGTGTATAAAACATTTTTGGTTTTTGGGTCATCCTGTCGAAAATTAAACAGTTTATAAACAATATATTGTGTTGTGACTAAAAATTATACACAAGTTATTGAATTTGTGGATAAAATCACGCGATACGTTGAAATGCGGGGTTTCTTTTGCTATGATTGTATTACTTTTGGATGTGAATATGTGATCTGACCCATAATATTATCAACAGCCTGTGGATAAAGTTGTGAACAATTTTCCGTTGTTCATACTTTTTTTGTTTTCGACCTGCGGGGGTTTGGGGATAAATTCAACAATATATCTCGTATTTCGACACTGCATCATGGCTTAAGCCACACTTGGAACATGTAAAAGGAGTGACAGTCT belongs to Paenibacillus sp. FSL H8-0079 and includes:
- a CDS encoding GntR family transcriptional regulator: MLFPSSWLQGASRGEAIACELRLRIISGTLRPGEILSENRIAADFDSSRSPVREALRTLSNEGLIRLERMGVVVLGLRIKDVEELYDVRFLIESFVQQRLAGDVPESLITQLRNVIDKMQLAGRHQDAVEFAYQDLVFHETIIEAAQHSRISHLWNSIRYVVMTVMLLTTRRVFVQGEQKVSAVIEKHRSLVEALESGDKLLIQAGVRTYFQDSGKTLHESFDS
- a CDS encoding gluconate:H+ symporter; translated protein: MSTLFGLSHNATLLVWTLIAIVFLIVLISKYKWNPFITLLLSALMLGLLTGMKPADVISSITGGLGGTLGTIAIVIALGTMLGKMMAESGGAERIATTLVDRFGVKRVHWAMMIVGFIVGIPVFFEVGVILMIPIIFTVARKTNMSLLQIGIPILAGLSTVHGLVPPHPAPMIAVEAFSADLGKTILYSLIVGIPTAIIAGPLFGKFIGKRIHTEPPAELAEQFATKTNSNMPGFGITLFTILLPVILMLIGSIASIIDPNATSGFTVFSEFIGHEIIALLISVVFALFSLGFARGFTKHDISRFTSECLAPTATIILIIGGGGAFKQVLINSGVGNAIAEVATHANINVILFAWLVAALIRVATGSATVAMTTAAGIVAPVLALTPGANIELVVLATGAGSLILSHVNDAGFWMIKEFFNMSVAQTLKTWTVMETLLSVVGLIFILLLSTVV
- the gntK gene encoding gluconokinase translates to MNNYMIGIDIGTTSTKSVLFTEQGSVVSTSMQEYPLYTPAPDVAEQDPEEIVQAALRSVRGVMDQSGVAAEQILFVSCSSAMHSVIAMDQDDKPLTRCITWADNRSAAWSAQLQENELGHRIYLRTGTPIHPMSPLTKLMWLRHDESELFERTAKFISIKEYLFFRLFGQYVVDHSIASCTGLLNLEQLDWDAEALEIAGITPDHLSKLVPTTHILEGMNHESAEKMALSPSTPFVIGASDGVLSNLGVNAIEPGVVAATIGTSGAIRTVVDRPVTDPKGRTFCYALTENLWVIGGPVNNGGMLFRWVRDEFAASEVETAKRLGINSYDVLTKIAGRVRPGSEGLLFHPYLSGERAPLWNPDARGSFFGLTLHHKKEHMIRAVLEGVIFNLYTVLLAMEEQIGQPTSIQATGGFARSPLWRQMMSDIFNQEVVVPESFESSCLGAVVLGLYATGRIDSLHAVSSMVGTTHRHTPVKENAVLYQELLPIFIRISRKLEEEYADIAEFQRKMSHERL